The proteins below come from a single Drosophila suzukii chromosome X, CBGP_Dsuzu_IsoJpt1.0, whole genome shotgun sequence genomic window:
- the LOC118878243 gene encoding uncharacterized protein has translation MEPPPSILYSGSPEGDFEGGIGVINKIVLKVYQLDDLVFNRTETHYVTGLVAGLVSIAVVIGGCIINTIMKRQKYQNIVFGAPNEEVDQVEEEEAEDSGGEADEEGEADTLVDEDYLEESMSDIVTDNSEELESIVQQDTQTEELNLDEPTEVAAAVPEPRTKSPPKKKSGIKPVATMYSKEESYKVIQAKEAGPMEPLNKLMTPRTLAALHRTSVAVQFPVQAPVPPPKPGKRTGSSRRGRN, from the exons ATGGAACCGCCTCCATCAATTTTATACTCGGGTTCTCCTGAAGGAGATTTCG AGGGTGGAATTGGAGTTATTAACAAGATCGTGTTGAAGGTGTATCAGCTCGATGATTTAGTGTTCAATCGTACCGAGACCCATTACGTTACTGGTTTGGTGGCCGGACTGGTCAGCATTGCCGTTGTCATTGGCGGATGCATAATAAATACGATTATGAAACGTCAGAAGTATCAG AACATCGTTTTCGGTGCACCCAACGAGGAAGTTGATCAAGTTGAGGAAGAGGAAGCTGAGGACAGTGGGGGGGAGGCCGATGAGGAGGGTGAGGCCGATACCCTGGTGGATGAGGACTATTTGGAAGAGTCGATGTCGGATATCGTCACTGACAACTCTGAGGAGCTGGAATCGATTGTCCAGCAAGACACACAGACTGAAGAGCTTAATTTGGATGAACCCACTGAGGTTGCAGCCGCTGTCCCGGAGCCGAGGACCAAGAGTCCTCCCAAGAAGAAGTCGGGCATCAAGCCCGTTGCCACCATGTATAGTAAGGAAGAGAGCTACAAGGTGATCCAGGCCAAGGAGGCTGGACCCATGGAGCCGCTCAACAAGCTGATGACACCCCGCACCCTGGCTGCCCTGCACCGCACCTCGGTGGCCGTTCAGTTCCCGGTTCAGGCTCCGGTTCCGCCCCCAAAGCCCGGGAAACGTACCGGTTCTTCCAGGCGTGGACGAAACTAA